GAAATCCTCGCCATTCACCGCGAACTGGTCAGCCGCAACGAGGTCGAGGAGGGCGTGGTCTACATGCAGCTGACCCGCGGTGCTGTTGACCGCGATTTCATGTTCGACACCGAAAAACTCAAGCCGACACTGGTGCTGTTTACCCAGACCCGGCCTCTGGTCGACACCGCAGTCGCCAGGAATGGCATGAAGATCGTTTCGATCCCGGACTTGCGCTGGGGCCGCTGCGACATCAAGACCGTGCAGCTGCTCTATCCTTCGCTAGGCAAGATGGAAGCCAAATCGCGCGGTGCCGATGATGCCTGGATGGTTCGCGATGGCGTGGTGACCGAGGGCACCTCGAACAATGCCTTCATCGTCACCAAAACGGGCGCCATCGTCACGCGCCCGCTGTCAAATGCAATCCTGCCGGGCATCACCCGTGCTGCACTGATGAGTTATTCTACTGCCAGCGGAACCCCGGTCGAAGAACGCGAATTCACCATTGATGAGGCCCGCGAGGCTGCAGAAGCCTTTATCACCTCGGCCTCTGTCTTTGTCGGACCGGTGATCTCCATCGATGGCGTCGAACTCTCGGGTGGCAAGCCCGGTCCCGTTACCCTCGGCCTGCGCAAGACCTATCTCGAAGAGAGCCTCAAGCGGGCGATCTGAGTCGGGGGCCTGAAATGCGGAACCGGGCCCAATCGACCCGGTTCCCATGCCGTTTCAGACGGATTTGATTGCACCGCCATCGCAACGGATCAGCGAGCCGTTGATGTAGCTGGCCTTGGCGCTGACCAGAAACGCTGCTGTTGCTCCGAATTCCTCGACGGCACCATAACGGCCGGCCGGAATCTGCGATTTCGCTGCAGCCGCAACATCTTCCAGGCTCTTGCCGGAGCGCTTGGCGTTCGCGGCGTCAAGCTCTTTGAGCCGTGCGGTTTCGACCCGGCCCGGCAACAGCATGTTGAAGGTCACGCCATCGCCGCCGATTTC
The DNA window shown above is from Hoeflea phototrophica DFL-43 and carries:
- a CDS encoding D-amino-acid transaminase, giving the protein MKPKHSKQGIAMRTVYVNGAYVPETEAKVSVFDRAFLFGDGIYEVASVLGGKLIDFPAHIARLHRSANELGMRIDVSDEEILAIHRELVSRNEVEEGVVYMQLTRGAVDRDFMFDTEKLKPTLVLFTQTRPLVDTAVARNGMKIVSIPDLRWGRCDIKTVQLLYPSLGKMEAKSRGADDAWMVRDGVVTEGTSNNAFIVTKTGAIVTRPLSNAILPGITRAALMSYSTASGTPVEEREFTIDEAREAAEAFITSASVFVGPVISIDGVELSGGKPGPVTLGLRKTYLEESLKRAI